The sequence TGACGTCTGCGGCCAATGGGCAACGCCGTGCGGCCATTGGCATGGCTGCAGCGCTGCCTTTGCGATATCGCCGATGACCGCATTGCATCACCGTGGGCGATCGGCGCCGCAATGGGTGGGGCGCCACGCCACCGGTGTGGTGACTACGCTTTTTGCTGGCCTACCGGCTGCAGCCGCTGGGCGTCGCTACCGCTTCGGTGCGTCTTGCGGTGGCCTAATGTAGGTCACGCGGTGCGCCGGAGCATTACCGCTACGTGCATGCCTTCATGTGGCCGTTTCATGAGTGCTGTGATGTGCGCACGGTGACGACGCGGGTCGCCTCGGCCGCCGTGTAATCAGCCTGTGCTGATGCATGCGCAGACTACGCGTCTTTGGTGGCGGTTAATCGTCTACAGCGCAGACGCGCGTGCGCAAGCTGCGCTGCGCAACGTGATTCAGCGGGCCGCCCTGGGCGCGCTGCGCCAGAGCAACGCGCGGAACGGTCCGAGCAAGAACACGCCCATGCCCAGTTTCACCGCCAGATCGCCGGCGGCCCAACTCACCCATGGCAGCGCTGCACCGGCAAAGGCGATGCTCCAGAAGAGTGCGGTATCCAGCGTGGCGCTGCAGGTGGTGGCCACGATGGGCGCGCGCCACCAGCTGCCGCTGCGCAGCCGGTCGAACACGGTGATATCCAGCAACTGCGCCGCGATGAAGGCCGTGCACGAGGCCGCCGCAATGCGGGGGGTCGCCAGCCAGAGTGACAACACCACCGCCAGTGCGAACCCGCACCAGGCCACCGTGCGCGCCGCACGCGGGCCAAAACGGCGATTGATCAGATTGCTGACCAAAAACGCCAATGGGTACGAGAAGGCGCCCCAGGTAAGCCAGTCGTTGATCGGGTACTGCACCAGGATGTTGGAAAGCAGCACCACCGCGCCCATTGCCAACACCGCCCAGCTCAGGGCACGGGCGGTGAGTGGGGCAAACGGCGACGGCGAGGTACTGGACATGGCGGTGCGGCAGCGGCAGGGCAATGCGGATTATCCGCGCGTTGACGCATGCCGGCCAGTGCGCGGAGCCGCGCGTGGGAGCTCCGGCGTGTCTAGGAGGTTGGAAACGGATTGGTGATGAGAGGGTGGCCGCCAGCGCGCTGGAATGGCGCGTCATGGGTCGCGTGCGTTTTTACGACGGCGATGCCTTATCGATCCACCGTGCCGTCACGCTGTCGTTTGAGCGCGTGCGGCGCGCCATCAGTGTCAGTAACGCCCGCATGCACACGCATCGAACCATCGCCCATCCGTGCACGTACCGTTGCCATGTGTGGCGCGATTGGCGCGCTGGCAACTGCGTACGTGCCAGGCATCGTGCGCCATGGGCTGCCACTGCGCGCGCCGTGCGCATCGGTGACGATCAATACCCTCGCGCACGCAGTTCGGCAGGCGCTGGAAGATGCGGCTGCGCGCCGCGCCTTATCCGTAGACGTGAGGTGTCGGTAACGCGCCGTCCTGGCCGACGCCAGCGTCTGCAGGCAGCTTGCTGGCATCACCAAGTCGTGCTGCTGTTCTGTGCGGCGGATTCTGCGGTCGGCACGAACGCCAGCGCCTGGCCTTGTGGCGACTGCACTGTCCAGCCGGCCCCGGCCGGGCTCGGTTGAAAGGTCACCGTCTCGCCAACACGGAAGCCCGCAGCCGGGTCGTCTTCGCGCGCCGGCCAGCGCAGCAGGGCGGTGTTGTCGGCCTTTTCTGGATCCTGCAACTGCACTTCGCAGCCGCCATCAGTGGTTTTCTCCACCGACTTGACCCGCATCGGCGGCAACGGTCCGGCGGAGGCCTTGTGCGATGCGTCGCCGAGTGCTTCCGACCCTGCCATCGCACTATGGCCCAGCGCCAGCGACACGAAGTACGGCGCGGAGATCACCAGGATCGCCGACATCGCAGAGGCATCGCCGCGGGTGATGGTGGTCAAGCCGGCGTTGGCCGGCATCGGCTGACCGTACGAGATGCCCAGCAACAGCCCGAGTAAGGCGGATCGAAGAGGGAGGTTCATGGAGACGCTCCGTGTGAGGCGACGCGATGTGGAATGGACTGGTCCTGCTGCAGCACCTGTCTTTGCTGCAGGAAATCGAACACCGACTCGACCGTGATCACCGAATAATTGCCGGAGATGCGTTCGCTGGCAGGATGGTCGGTCACCGCTGCATTGGCGAAAAAAAAACGTGCGCCAATGCGCTTGCTCAGATCAAGATGCAAGCGGGAGGGTTGATAACCGTTGTGTTTGAGCCAGGCTTGCGCGCTGCGTCGATCGCTCACCGGCCCAGGTGTCGCATCTGCAGCCTTGGTTGCTGCCAATGCCGCCGCCAGCACTTCGAGCACCCACTGGTTGGAGTTCTGGTAATCGGTGGAGAACGGGTAGGCAATCATGCTGTAGCGCGGCTCGTGCAGCGCATGCGCCAGCGTGGCCGGATCCTGCAGCAGGGCGCGTAGCTGCCGCTGCAGTGCCGGTGTCAGCACGCCGACGCGCAGATCTGCAGTGAGGGCACTTTCGCCGATGAAGTTGCTCAGACCTTCGTGATACAGCGCGGAGTTGTCCGACTTGCAGTGATTGAGCAGGTGCTTCACCCGCCATGTACCGTCGTCCTCGCGCAGTGCGAAGGCCAGATGGCTGTGCTTCAACCCATAGCGGCTCAGATCCTGGCCGCCGCGTGCCAGCAGCACCACCTGCGCACCGTCCACGGCGTCCAGCGTCTGCTGGGTGGATTTGGCCATGTCGAACATCGCCGCCAGCGTGGCGGGGGTTGGATAGTGTGGGGTGCAGACCGGCGCGGCCATAACCGGCAGCGCGCACGTCGAGGCGACGAGCAGCAACGCTGTTGCAATCCAGTTCTGCCGTTTGCGTTCAAATTGCATGGGGGTCGATCGTCCTTGTGCTCCACCCGCGGCATCCCACAGTGACACCATCATACGTGCAGACGCTGGCGCACCAGTGCGGCGATGCGCTGGGTTTCGCGCACGGGTGGAAGGTGCGACGGCGTTACCAAGACATCCGCTGCATCGCCTAAACGGCCATGCGACTGCAGTGCCCGCACATACGTGGCAACCCGGCCTTGCGCCCGTTCGGCAAATGCCGCCGCCACCGGTACCCGCGTAGCGCAGGCTTCGGAGAGCAGGTTGACCGAGTCGGCACTGGCCATGATCGCATCGGCCCAGCCAAGCAGACCGGCGTAGGGATTGGGGCCGTCGCGGTCGTCGCACCACAGCAGATGCGGCAGACCATTGCAGGCCGCACGCAGCGGGGCGAGCGCCGCCGGCGGCGTGCGTCGCGACACGGTGACCAGCAGGCTGCCGCCGAGCGTGCGCAGTTGCTCGCGCAGCGGCGTGCACAGTGCGGTCAGCTCCTGCGTTGTCCATGGCACCTGCGCGGTGGGTCCGCCAACCAGCAGCGCCATACGCGGGCCGGGCAGGCGGCCCAGCGCAGGGAACGCGCCGCGCCCGTCCGCCAGCCAGGCATCGTCCACCGGGTGCAGGCTGCCGAGCAGGGTGAGCACGTTGGCGCCACGCAACGCGTCGTGCTCGGGCACGATCAGCAGGTCCCAGTGGCGGGCATTCAGGCGTGGGTCCAGGATCTGGACGCTGCGGCTGCCGCGGGCACGCAGCAGTCGGGTGGCCAGTGCTGCCTGTCGGCCACACCCGATAGCCAGGGCCGGGGGCTGCTGCAATTGCCGGGCAAACGCAGCACCAAAGGCCGCGTGTGTGCCGGGCAGCAGGCGCGGCGCTGTCCAGCACCAGGGCGGCTGCGCATGCAGGTGGATTGGCTGGAAGGCCTCGGATTGCAGTGCCCGCGCCAGCGCCTCGGCCTGGCGCGCATTGCCGGCGCGGCCGTCGCTCAGCGCCCAGGTCACCGCCATCGTTTCAGATCCGACATAGATTTGTTTCAGATTGAACGCGTGTGGCGGCAATCGCGCCACTCTACACTGCGGGTCTTCACACTGGTGCCGACGCCGCAGCCTACCGTCGCGCCATCCCTTCTCTGGAGTGCTCATGTCCGACTCGCTCAACGCCGCCGCACTGGATCAGCTGTTCCGTACCGCCCGCACGCAAAACGCGTTTGCCGACACGCCGGTCAGCCAGGACGTGCTGCGCGAGCTCTATGAGCTGGTCAAGTGGGGCCCCACCGCCGCCAACAGCTCGCCGGCGCGCTTTGTGTTCGTGACCAGCGCCGAGGGCAAGGCCAAGCTCAAGCCGGCGCTGTCCGAAGGCAACGCCGCCAAGACCCTGGCTGCACCGGTCACGGTGATCGTGGCGCACGACGAAGACTTCCACGAAAAGCTGCCGTACCTGTTCCCGCATGCCGATGCCAAGAGCTGGTTCGACGGCCCGCGCGAAGGCCGCACCGAATCGGCGTTCCGCAACGGCTCGCTGCAGGGCGCCTATCTGATCCTGGCTGCGCGCGCGCTGGGTCTGGACGCCGGCCCCATGTCCGGCTTCGACAACGCCAAGGTGGACGCGGCGTTTTTTGCCGGCACGCCGATCAAGTCCAACTTCCTGATCAATCTTGGCTACGGCGACCCGGCCGGGGTGTTCCCGCGCTCGCCGCGCCTGAGCTTCGATGAAGCTGCGCGCTTTGAGTGACGGTCGGTAGTGAGCAGCGCCGCGGGCGATTCATCGAAGTTGATATCGGAGCAGCAGCGTGTCTGCCCGGCGCGCATGGCGCGTGGTCACGGGCGCCGCCAGTGCCGCTCACTAGGTGTTTTGCTGTAGTGCTGTCTGTCGTCGATCACGCCATTGCGCTCCCCATAAGTGAGCGCGGCGGATGCCCGTAAGCGGTGGATGTCACCTGTCCACTGCGTGTTCTGAGCCCGCCGTCCTTCGCCGTCTGAGCACTGCGGTGCAAGATAGGTTTGTCGTTTCCAGTTTCCTGCAGTCCTCGTCCGTCTGCGTTTCGTCCCATCCGCGTTGATCCAACGCGTCTCTCATCACATGGAGTTCCAATGAAGACCACCCACAAGCTGTTGCTGCCGCTCGCTCTGACCCTGGCCATCGCCGCCTGCTCCAAGCCGGCCGATAACGCCGCCACGCCGGCCGCCGATACTCCGGCTGCCACCGCCCCGGCCGATGCCGCTGCCACCACGCCGGCACCGGCTGCTGCCGCTTCGTCCGCGCCGGCCGTGGAAGTGGCCTCGGGCACCTACACCCTGGACCCGAGCCATACCGACGTGCTGGCGCAGTGGAGCCACTTCGGCTTCTCCAACCCAAGCGCGCATTTCGGCAATGTCGACGGCACCCTGGTGTATGACGCGGCCGACGTGACCAAGTCCACCGTGCAGGTCACCCTGCCGCTGTCCGGCTTGAATAGCTTCACCGCCAAGTTCGACGAGCACCTGAAGAGCGGTGACTTCTTCGATGCGGCCAAGTTCCCGACCGCCACCTTCAAGAGCACCAAGGTCGAATCGGCCGGCGCCAACAAGCTGACCGTCACCGGCGACCTGACCATCAAGGATCAGACCAAGCCGGTGGTGCTGGACGTCACCCTCAACGGTGCCGGCGAACACCCGATGAAGAAGGTGCCGGCGGCCGGTTTCGACGCCACCACCACGATCAAGCGTAGCGACTTCGGCGTGGGCCAGTACGCCCCGAACGTCAGCGACGAAGTGAAGATCCGCATCACCACCGAAGCCCTGCAGGCCAAGGCCGGCGACGCTGCTGCGAAGTAATTCGCGCAACGCAGCGAACACCGATCGGTGCGGGTAATCGCACCGATCCGTGGAATGCAAAAGCCCGCCAATCGGCGGGCTTTTTTTACCTGAGAGGTCATGGTCCAAGCTGCACGTGTAAGAGCGGCCAGGGCCGCGAACGCATCAGCGAGACCCTGCGGGCGACACCGCAATCAATCCGTGCAAGAGTCGTCGCACCAGCGCATTCCCATGTGGGCGATCCCTGTTCGCAATCGCTGCCTAGTCGTGCCCAGGACGCGCCTCACTCCCCAGCCGGATCCGCCTTCCAATACCCCTTTGCGCGGATCCATTCCTTGTCCACGCCCATGTGCTCTTCCACAAACTTGCGCATGGCACGCGCGCGCATGGATTCGGTGCCGATCCAGTAGAACGTGTCGCCGTCGTGTGGCTCGTAATCGCGCAGGCTGTCTTCCAGCAAGGTACTGCTGGCGGCATCGAAGCCGTTGCGCTCCAGCCAGTACACATCGACATCGGCGGCGCTGATCAGCTCCTGGCGTTCTTGTGCGTCGGCTACTTCGATAAAGACCTCGGCATGCATGTCGGCCGGCATCGACTCCAGCCAGCGGCCAATCGCGGGTAGCGCGGTTTCATCGCCGATCAGCACGTAGTGGTCGAAGTCGTCGGCCACCAGAAAGGAGCCGCGCGGACCGCCGATCTTCAGCGGATCGCCGGGCTGCGCCTGTGCGGCCCAAGTGGATGCCACGCCATCGCCATGCAGCACGAAATCGATGCTCAGCTCGCCACTTTGCGGATCGAACACACGCGGGGTGTAGTCGCGGCCGGGCGAGGGCAGGGCGCCTTCGGCGTAACGCGGTCCGTCCGCGGTCATGGTCGGCAGCACGAAGGCGCCATCGGCATTGGGGAAGAAGAGTTTGACGTGATCGTCCGGCGCGTCGCTTTGAAAGCCGGCCAGCTCGCTGCCGCCAAAGACAATGCGGCGCATCTGCGGAGTGATCGACTCGCAACGGACCACTTCCACGGAGCGCAGGCGCGGGTCGCGGCGGATTTGGGTGTTGGTGTGTGCAGCCATGTGGTGCGATTCCTGATGATGTCGCGCACGCAGGCGCGGTGGGGGCGGAAGTGGAGACGGCGGTGATACGACGAAGCGCGAAGAGTGGAGAACAAACGGACTGCGAGTCGGCAGGCAGGCACCGCAGGTGATGGGTGCGGCCGGCTCAACGCATAGGCTCCGTTGCTGATTGCGCTGTCCATGCCCAGCTGATGCGTTGTGTTGCACCACCGTACCCAAAGGCCATCGGCTGGCGTCGATGCTTCAGCACAACTCAGTGCTCGTCCTGCTCCATGCCGTCGGCGGCGGCGTTGAGGAGTGCGGCAATCCGTGCGATGTCTGCGTCGCTCCATTGGCCGTGGCGTGCAAACAGGCCGTGTTTGATGCGGTGGATCGCTTCGCGGATGGGCGGGGGCGTCTGCGCCTTGATCAGCGCGCGCGCGCGCTGATGGGTGCGCGCCAGTGCGGCGTCCAGCGCGTCGCGCTGATCGGTGGCGTAACTGCGGCCGGCGTCGGTAATCCGATACTGCTTGCGACCCTGCTCCAGATCGGTCTGCACCCAGCCGTCGGCTTCCAGCTGCGCCAGCGCCGGGTAGATCGCGCCGGCGCTGGGCGTGTACAGGCCTTTGAACAGCGCCGTGATCTGGCGCATCAGCTCATAGCCGTGCCTTGGTTGCTGCTCGATCAAGGCCAGCAGCAGCAGGCGCAGATCGCCATGCCCCAGCGGCCGCATGCGCGCACCGCGCCCGGCGACATTGCCGTTGGCGGCATCCAGGTCGGCCAAGACCTCATGATGGTGGGTGGTGGGTTTCATTCGATATATCGAATCATGCGGAAACGATATATCGAAGTGTTGGTCGGCACAAGCACCTAACTGTCGCATTGCTGAGCGGCCACGGTCACGTCAGCGGCTGATGCTGCAACGCGTCTAGACATCACACATCTTCATAATTACGATGTAATTACTTCGACATTACGGGCTGAGCCCGGTGAGGCAACGCGATGAGTCGACAGTGGGACACCCAGGCCGAAGGCCGGCGCAAGCGCTTGCAGCGCGCCGCCGCGCTGGCGCCGCAGGGCCGCGTGGTGGCCGCCGACGATGTGGTGGCGCTGCTGGAGGCGGTGATCGAGCCCGGCGACCGCGTGTGTCTGGAGGGCAACAACCAGAAGCAGGCCGATTTCCTGGCGCGCTGCCTCACCGAGGTGGACCCTGCGCGCGTGCACGACCTGCACATGGTGCAGTCGGTGCTGTCGCTGGCCTCACACCTGGATGTGTTCGAGCGCGGCATCGCCAAGCGGCTGGATTTTTCGTTCTCCGGCCCGCAGGCCGCACGGTTGGCCGGCCTAGTCAGCGAAGGCCGCATCGAGATCGGCGCCATCCACACCTATCTGGAATTGTTCGGCCGCTACTTCATCGACCTTACCCCGCGCATCGCGCTGATTACTGCACAGGCGGCTGATCGCCACGGCAATCTCTACACCGGCCCAAACACTGAAGACACACCGGTGATCGTGGAAGCGACCGCGTTCAAGGGCGGCATCGTGATCGCCCAGGTCAACGAAATCCTCGACACCTTGCCGCGCGTGGATATCCCGGCCGATTGGGTGGACTTCGTGACGCAAGCGCCCAAGCCAAACCACATCGAACCCTTGTTTACCCGCGACCCGGCGCTGATCTCCGAGATCCAGGTGCTAATGGCGATGATGGCGATCAAGGGCATCTACGCCGAATACGGTGTCAACCGGCTCAATCACGGCATCGGTTTCGATACTGCGGCGATTGAATTGCTGTTGCCCACCTATGCCGAATCGCTGGGGCTGAAAGGCAAGATCTGCCAGCATTGGGCACTGAATCCGCATCCGGCACTGATTCCGGCAATCGAATCGGGCTTCGTCGAGTCGGTGCATTCGTTTGGCTCCGAGCTGGGCATGGAGAACTACATTGCCGCGCGCCCGGACGTGTTCTTTACCGGCGCCGACGGCAGCATGCGTTCCAACCGCGCGTTATCGCAGACCGCCGGTCTATATGCCTGCGACATGTTCATCGGCTCCACCTTGCAGATCGATCTGCAGGGCAACAGCTCCACCGCCACGCGCGACCGCATTGCCGGTTTCGGCGGCGCGCCCAACATGGGTTCGGATGCGCGCGGTCGCCGCCATGGCAGCGATGCCTGGCTCAAGGCCGGACGCGAAGCCGCACGCCCGGGCGAAATGCCGCGCGGGCGCAAGCTGGTGGTGCAGATGGTGGAAACCTTCCGCGAGCACATGGCGCCGGCCTTCGTCGACACGCTCGATGCCTGGGAGCTGGCCGAACGCGCCAACATGCCGCTGCCGCCGGTGATGATCTACGGCGACGATGTCAGCCATGTGCTGACCGAAGAAGGCATCGCCAACCTGTTGCTGTGCCGCACGCCCGAAGAACGCGAACAGGCGATTCGCGGGGTGTCCGGCTATACCGCCGTCGGCCTGGGGCGCGACAAACGCATGGTCGAGAACCTGCGCGATCGCGGCGTCATCAAGCGGCCGGAAGACCTGGGCATCCGGCCCCGCGATGCCACACGCGATCTGCTGGCCGCGCGCACGGTCAAGGATCTGGTGCGCTGGTCCGGTGGGTTGTACGACCCGCCGAAACGTTTCCGCAATTGGTAAGGGCTCAGTATGGAAACCCTGCGATATCGCTTTGACGGACAGCACGGTGCACGCACCGGTCTGGAGCATGTGCTGGTTGGCGTGGTCGCCTCCGGCAACCTGGAAGTGCTGGTCGAGCGCGTGCCGCTCGACGGCGCGATGGAGATCGACATCCTGACTGCCGCACGTGGCTTCGGCGCGATCTGGCAGGCGGTGCTGGGCGACTTCGCCGCGCGTCACCCGCTGCGCGATGTGCGCATCAGCATCAACGATGTCGGCGCCACGCCGGCGGTGGTGAGTCTGCGCCTGGAGCAGGCGATCGATGTGCTGCAAGGAGACGCCGCATGAGCCTCATGCACCGCAGAGACAAAGGCACCGCCGTCGGCGCGCACCCGGGCGCGATGGGCGTTCCCGGTAACGCCTCAGTCGCGCCCAGGTGCGCTCCTACGCAAGCGATCGGGAGACTTGCATGAGCACCACCATTCCCATGGCCGAGCGCAGCTATTACGAAGCCGATGCCCGCGAACGTCTCGACGGGCTGCTGGACGCCGGCAGCTTCCGCGAATTCGTCGGCCCGCGCCGACGCCTGGTCAGCCCGCATCTGGCGCAGCTCGACGTGCCGGGCGCCTTCGACGACGGCATCGTGGTGGGCGAGGGCACGTTGCGCGGCCGCACCGTGTTGATCGCTGCCCAGCAAGGCGCCTTCATGGGCGGCGGCGTCGGTGAAGTGCACGGCGCCAAGCTGACCGGCTTGCTCGAACGCGCGGCAGTTACGCACCCTGCTGCCGTGCTGTTGTTGCTCGATACCGGCGGCGTGCGCCTGCACGAAGCCAATGCCGGCCTGGTCGCCATCTCCGAAGTCATGCGCGCCACGCTGGGTGCGCGTGCGGCCGGCGTGCCGGTGCTGGCATTGATCGGTAGCGGCAATGGTGCATTCGGCGGCATGGGCATCGTGGCGCGCTGCTGCAGCGCGGTGATCATGTCCGAAGAAGGCCGCCTGTCGTTGTCCGGCCCGGACGTGATCGAAACCGTGCGCGGCGTGGAAGAGTTCGACGCCCGCGACCGCGCCCTGGTCTGGCGCGTAACCGGTGGCAAGCACCGCTATCTGCTCGGCGAGGCGCAGACGTTTGTGGCCGACCGCATCGCCGCGTTTGCCGAGGCAGCGGTCAGCACGCTGGACGCACTTGCCGAACCCGACGGCGATGCCGCGCTGCAGGCACTGGAGCGCGCACATCAGCACCTGTCTGCGCGCATCGAGGCGTATGGCGATTGCCGCGACGGCCTGGACATCTGGGCGCGCCAAGGCATCGCCGATCCGCAGCGGTTGCCGCTGCTGGACACAGACGCCTTCCTCGCGGCCACTGCAGATCGGAGCGCACCATGGAACTGAGCCCACTGCTCGACCAGCTGTTTCCGCTCGGTCACGCCATCGCGCGTCATGACGATGTGCTCACCGGCAGTGCCACCACCGCCGTAGGCGAGGTCACGGTGATCGGCACCGCCAACAAGCTGGAAGTGGGCGTGGACCACGCGCTGGCCCTGGCCGCCACCGTGTTGGCCAGCACCCGCGCGCATCCGCAGCGGCCGATCGTGATGCTGGCCGATACCGCCGGGCAACGCCTGGCGCGTCGCGATGAATTGCTTGGCATCAACGGCTATTTCGCGCACCTGGCGCGCACGCTGGATCTGGCGCGCAGGCGCGGCGCGCGGTTGGTCACGCTGGTCTATGGCGAATCGGTCAGCGGTGGATTCCTGTCGTTCGGCTTGATGGCCGACCACATCCACGCGCTGCCGGATGCACAGATCCGCGTGATGGACCTGCGCGCCATGTCGCGTGTCACCAAGCAATCGGTGGACACGTTGCAGGCGCTGAGCAAAAGCTCGCCGGTGTTCGCGCCGGGCGTGGAGAACTACGTGCGCATGGGCGCGGTGCAATCGCTGTGGGACGGCGATCTGGCGCAGGCGCTGCTGGATGCATTGGCCGCCCCGGTCGATGGCGACCAGCGCCGCGCGCTGGGCGCGCAGCGCGGCGGCCGCACCCTGGCGCGCGATGTCGCCGCCGCCGTGGCAGCGGGCGAGGCCTGAGCATGGCGGCCCGCCACGCCCTGGTGTGGTTGCGCGATGAAGCGCAGTGGCAGGCGCACACACCTGGTGCGCGGCCGCGTTTGCAGCAGTGGTTTGCCGCCGGCCTGCCGGCCGTGGTGGCACGTGGCGACGGCAGTCAAGCGCCGGGCAGCGTGCGTCTGGGTGTGCCGTTGCCGCCCGCCGAAGGCAAGCAACGTCTGGCGTTGCAGGCCAGCATGGTGGAGATCGTACGCTGCAGCGCACCGTTGTCATTGGAGGCGGTGATCGCGCACGCGCCCGGCGCGCGACAGCCCGCGTTGCAGGCATTGCACGCACACGCGCGGGCTGAGGCACTAGATCCGCGCGTCTTTGGCAGTTTTGCATGGCAGGCGTTGACGGGCTTGACGTATGTGCACGCGCAATCGGATCTGGATCTGCTGTGGTCCATCGCTACCCCCGAGCAGGCGCAAACAGTGGTTGCGTTGTTGCAGCGCTGGGAGCAACGCCACGGCCTGCGTGCCGATGGCGAGTTGCTGCTTGCCGGCGATATCGCCGTGAACTGGCGCGAGTACGCCGGCAATGCGCAGCAGGTGTTGGTGAAATCCGGCAACGGCTGCGGCTTGTTGTCGCGGGCTGCCTTGTTTCAGATGAGGAGCGCGGCATGAGCGCACAGCCACACCACCTGCGTCATGTCGACGTGCCGGCTGTGCCACGCGACGTTACGCATCGGCTCGGCCGGCTTGCCGTCGGCGCGCTGCATGCGGAGCTGGCCTGCGCGCCAAAGCCCGGGCTGGTGACGCCGTTCGACAGCGGCAGTCACGCGGATATGGATGCCTCCACGTTCTTGCGCAGCCTGTTTGCATTGCGTGGCTATTTTGTCGCCATCGCGCAGGCGGGCAGCGACAATGCGCCCTTCGCACGGTTGCGCGATCTGGGCATCGCGGCCGAGGCGGCGATGTTGCGCGCCACCGGCGGCATCAATACCCACCGGGGCGCCATCTTCAGCCTTGGCCTGCTCACCGCACAGGCCGCACGTCTCCGGGTCGCACATGGCCACCGGCCATCTGCCGAGGCGGTGTGCGACGGCGTGCAGATGTGGCGCACGGCGTTGCACGCCGCGCCGCTGGACCCGCGCAGCAATGGCCAGCGCGTGCGTGCGCAGCACAAGGTCGGCGGCGTTCGCGAGCAGGCCGCAGCGGGCTACCCGCTACTGCGCGAGATTGCGCTGCCGAGTCTGCGCGCCGCACTGGACAGTGGCGCCACGCAGGACGCTGCGCTTGCGCAGACCTTGATGCAGCTGGTTGCGCAGGTCGACGACCTCAACCTGCTGCATCGTGGCGGCGCAGAGGGCCTTGCGTACGCCAAGGCGCAGGCACGCAGCTTTCTGGATGCCGGCGGTGTCGCGCAGCCGGGCTGGCGCGATCAGCTGTCGTCGATCGGCACCCAATTCGTGGCGCGTCGGCTCAGTCCCGGCGGCAGCGCGGACTTACTAGCGTGTGCGTGGTTCCTGCATCGACAGGAGACGGTATGAGCCGGCGCCTGCCTGCCGCTGTCGCCGAAGCGCTGTGCCCGTGCACGCAGCGCGCCCGTGCGTCGGATCGCACAAACACAGCCGCTCCCTCGCACCACGTGCAGAGCAACGCCGCCCGCAGCCTCAGCGTGTATGGCTGCCGCCGCGTGACAGCAGACAAGTGGCGCACATCATGAGCCTTGCCATCCTCTGCCCAGGGCAGGGCGGCCAGCATGCAGACATGTTCGCACGCACTACTGATGCGCCCGCGGCATCTGCGGTGCTCGCTGCTGCCGGCCAGGTGCTTGGCGTCGCTCCGCAGACCCTTGCCGCAGATCCTGGCCGCTACGCCAATGCCGTCGCCCAGCCACTGGTGTGCGCAGGCACATTGGCGCAGTGGCAGGTGCTGCGCGAGCATCTGCCGACACCTTTGCTAGTGCTGGGTTACAGCGTCGGCGAGCTGGCCGCGCACGCGGTGGCCGGCAGCATCGACATCCAGATGTGCCTGCAGCTTGCGGCCACCCGTGCGCGTGCGATGGATGCGGCCAGCCCAGAGGATGCCGGGCTGATGGCGGTGATCGGCCTGACACTACCCACGCTCGAATCGCTATGCACCACGCATGGCGCCGCAGTGGCCATCATCAACGGCGATGACCACGCCGTGCTGGGCGGCCCGCGCACGGCATTGCAGGCGCTGGGCGACGACGCTCAGGGACGCGGCGCCCGGGTCACCCTGCTGCCGGTCAGCGTGCCTGCGCATACGCCGTGGCTGCGCGCGGCCGCCGATGCCTTCGCCACCGAATTGAACAAGTCTGCGATCCGCGCGCCCACGCTGCGCGTGCTTGCCGGCATCGACGCACGCGCCGTCGCCACGCCGCCGCAGGTGATCGACAGCCTGGCTGCACAGATCGCGCAGACCGTGCGCTGGCACGACGTGCTGGTGCAGGCCGCCGAACGCGGCGCGCGTGTGTTTCTCGAACTCGGCCCCGGCAGCGCTTTGGCGCGCATGG comes from Xanthomonas vesicatoria ATCC 35937 and encodes:
- the mdcE gene encoding biotin-independent malonate decarboxylase subunit gamma; translated protein: MELSPLLDQLFPLGHAIARHDDVLTGSATTAVGEVTVIGTANKLEVGVDHALALAATVLASTRAHPQRPIVMLADTAGQRLARRDELLGINGYFAHLARTLDLARRRGARLVTLVYGESVSGGFLSFGLMADHIHALPDAQIRVMDLRAMSRVTKQSVDTLQALSKSSPVFAPGVENYVRMGAVQSLWDGDLAQALLDALAAPVDGDQRRALGAQRGGRTLARDVAAAVAAGEA
- the mdcB gene encoding triphosphoribosyl-dephospho-CoA synthase MdcB; this translates as MSAQPHHLRHVDVPAVPRDVTHRLGRLAVGALHAELACAPKPGLVTPFDSGSHADMDASTFLRSLFALRGYFVAIAQAGSDNAPFARLRDLGIAAEAAMLRATGGINTHRGAIFSLGLLTAQAARLRVAHGHRPSAEAVCDGVQMWRTALHAAPLDPRSNGQRVRAQHKVGGVREQAAAGYPLLREIALPSLRAALDSGATQDAALAQTLMQLVAQVDDLNLLHRGGAEGLAYAKAQARSFLDAGGVAQPGWRDQLSSIGTQFVARRLSPGGSADLLACAWFLHRQETV
- the mdcG gene encoding malonate decarboxylase holo-[acyl-carrier-protein] synthase, translating into MAARHALVWLRDEAQWQAHTPGARPRLQQWFAAGLPAVVARGDGSQAPGSVRLGVPLPPAEGKQRLALQASMVEIVRCSAPLSLEAVIAHAPGARQPALQALHAHARAEALDPRVFGSFAWQALTGLTYVHAQSDLDLLWSIATPEQAQTVVALLQRWEQRHGLRADGELLLAGDIAVNWREYAGNAQQVLVKSGNGCGLLSRAALFQMRSAA
- the mdcC gene encoding malonate decarboxylase acyl carrier protein gives rise to the protein METLRYRFDGQHGARTGLEHVLVGVVASGNLEVLVERVPLDGAMEIDILTAARGFGAIWQAVLGDFAARHPLRDVRISINDVGATPAVVSLRLEQAIDVLQGDAA
- a CDS encoding biotin-independent malonate decarboxylase subunit beta; the protein is MAERSYYEADARERLDGLLDAGSFREFVGPRRRLVSPHLAQLDVPGAFDDGIVVGEGTLRGRTVLIAAQQGAFMGGGVGEVHGAKLTGLLERAAVTHPAAVLLLLDTGGVRLHEANAGLVAISEVMRATLGARAAGVPVLALIGSGNGAFGGMGIVARCCSAVIMSEEGRLSLSGPDVIETVRGVEEFDARDRALVWRVTGGKHRYLLGEAQTFVADRIAAFAEAAVSTLDALAEPDGDAALQALERAHQHLSARIEAYGDCRDGLDIWARQGIADPQRLPLLDTDAFLAATADRSAPWN
- the mdcA gene encoding malonate decarboxylase subunit alpha gives rise to the protein MSRQWDTQAEGRRKRLQRAAALAPQGRVVAADDVVALLEAVIEPGDRVCLEGNNQKQADFLARCLTEVDPARVHDLHMVQSVLSLASHLDVFERGIAKRLDFSFSGPQAARLAGLVSEGRIEIGAIHTYLELFGRYFIDLTPRIALITAQAADRHGNLYTGPNTEDTPVIVEATAFKGGIVIAQVNEILDTLPRVDIPADWVDFVTQAPKPNHIEPLFTRDPALISEIQVLMAMMAIKGIYAEYGVNRLNHGIGFDTAAIELLLPTYAESLGLKGKICQHWALNPHPALIPAIESGFVESVHSFGSELGMENYIAARPDVFFTGADGSMRSNRALSQTAGLYACDMFIGSTLQIDLQGNSSTATRDRIAGFGGAPNMGSDARGRRHGSDAWLKAGREAARPGEMPRGRKLVVQMVETFREHMAPAFVDTLDAWELAERANMPLPPVMIYGDDVSHVLTEEGIANLLLCRTPEEREQAIRGVSGYTAVGLGRDKRMVENLRDRGVIKRPEDLGIRPRDATRDLLAARTVKDLVRWSGGLYDPPKRFRNW